The Cloeon dipterum chromosome 3, ieCloDipt1.1, whole genome shotgun sequence genome includes a region encoding these proteins:
- the dop gene encoding microtubule-associated serine/threonine-protein kinase 3 isoform X2, translated as MAAATTNKARRHSDTDNGALLRTPLKMHATPGREMSNLIKMRQSALGKSEPLLSDSMRSPPCPSSCRGSCSQLPLVGLPLSRQHVIGRMSASEESVMAAHLHPHHHLHHAQHHHHHHRAAEGAARPPGATAGPLASVMLRQGMSRSISDSNFKQPRPNLTLPLPSVTSLMQFKKELSLSRRSSRVVHRKSLIATTSPTLPRSQSPVAGSPLESPRISPSQHFAFVPVKRSDGRRWSVASLPSSGYGTTPGSSNVSCSSQERLHQLPNVPTTDELHMLSRHFSSNDSNPSLDEEAGRRSPHMRPRSRSLSSPIRTPVMDNEIVLMNTLYKERFPKATQQMEERLGSFINENKSWEVGSEGLTEDIPSDSVPIVRFVHHQVVELARDCLQKSEDRLITSRYFYEMSENLEKLLSETREKSPAAVGVLTGLIKKLLLVVSRPARLLECLEFDPEEFYHLLEQAEGQAKNSQEIKTDIPQYIISKLGLNRDPIAELQEDLDQLESTCSSPDRRNPANAESGNKKEESKDPQQKLPSEDDFDVSKLISNGAYGAVYLVRHKETRQRFAMKKINKNNLILRNQVDQVFAERDIMSFTDNPFVVSMLCSFETKKHLCLVMEYVEGGDCATLLKNIGALPPDTARLYFAETVLAVEYLHSYGIVHRDLKPDNLLITALGHIKLTDFGLSKMGLMSLATNLYEDYIDRETRQFSDKQVFGTPEYIAPEVIMRQGYGKPVDWWSMGIILYEFVVGCVPFFGETPEELFAHAVNDDIEWPDEKEFPIQLETKDIISSLLQQNPRDRLGVGGPNEVKEHPYFDTLNWNSLLRQKAEFVPQLEHEEDTSYFDTRMDRYNHDLDEDTDEMEDSPLFGSFSSCSSRYRKTHTKMSWGDEVGGTSSHECSPLALPPTPDTEEAPRLLDKTTESSQTEESDEISPQVRRRRRLHSKDSLPRFSISIDDEKCSAFNFFSFGERKSLPEPLVHQLERSQSTIDAPTGFHGPHHIMAPRAVIKSASATGLSLMIPAEDLAPLQAVQSPGGSSTCSSRDTSPCRELSPLVTSLKPPIILRRGPRGFGFTVHTIRVYYGDSDFYTMQHLVMAVDEGSPAFEAGLRPGDLITHINGEPVQGLYHTHVLHLLVSGGDRVTLRATPLENTSIKTGGRKREPWQGKLAKKSLHRHRKQKRESHQDKRRKTSLFKRISSKRASVEMQQPLLISAPIVVTSDTLPPFLIAAGVSSPMTPSRSFQSFTRGMNESLPSTPSIKPAPRSPPTGRFFASPESPSTSSQSSSPGSLSPITPPTPATVLTSSHYQRPSTLHGLKHKLHSAAKSLHSPGRRKSVGHIPLSPLARTPSPSPLPASPTRSPSPLAFPTGHQPGSSNTTQSYSPGATTLTPTPHCKKFASRPKSAEPGSPLLRRALSPDRLHPRSAENKNKGGISPLCKATVAKAGLKQGSPPVSELLSCKPPPVARELLPDKVQPKELPSIGPLPRIAEEKDSPTGSREDQGLLQAAIDMEKRGLTRRSSNKAPAPQPKPPRPHSSPGPPDAQRPTRNRKDSESPKGRDNKGAVPKKAH; from the exons atggcggcggcgacgaccaACAAAGCGCGGCGCCACTCGGACACGGACAACGGGGCCCTCCTGCGCACCCCGCTCAAAATGCACGCGACGCCAG gtCGTGAGATGTCGAACCTCATCAAAATGCGACAGTCAGCTTTAGGCAAGTCTGAGCCTTTGCTGTCCGACTCGATG CGGTCGCCGCCGTGCCCGTCCAGTTGCCGAGGCAGTTGCTCCCAGTTGCCCCTCGTGGGGCTGCCGCTGAGCAGGCAGCATGTGATCGGACGCATGTCCGCCAGCGAGGAGAGCGTCATGGCCGCCCACCTGCACCCGCACCACCACCTCCATCACGCgcagcaccaccaccaccatcaCCGGGCGGCCGAGGGTGCGGCCAGGCCGCCCGGCGCCACCGCCGGGCCGCTCGCCTCGGTGATGCTGCGCCAGGGCATGTCCCGCAGCATCAGCGACTCCAACTTCAAGCAGCCGCGGCCCAACCTGACCCTGCCGTTGCCCTCCGTCACCTCCCTGATGCAGTTCAAG AAGGAGCTTAGTTTGTCCCGGCGGAGTAGCCGCGTGGTGCATCGAAAGAGCCTGATTGCCACGACGTCGCCCACGCTGCCTCGCTCCCAGTCTCCGGTCGCAG GGAGTCCGCTGGAGAGCCCGAGAATCTCTCCGAGCCAGCATTTTGCCTTTGTCCCGGTGAAACGGAGCGACGGGCGCCGATGGTCGGTGGCTTCGCTGCCGTCCTCGGGCTATGGCACGACGCCGGGCAGCTCCAACGTGTCG TGCTCAAGCCAAGAGCGGCTGCACCAGCTGCCCAACGTGCCCACCACCGACGAGCTTCACATGCTGTCCAGGCACTTTTCGTCCAACGATTCCAACCCCAGCTTGGACGAAGAAGCTGGACGCAGATCTCCCCACATGAGGCCTCGTTCCAGAAGTCTCAG CAGTCCGATCCGAACCCCTGTGATGGACAACGAAATCGTTTTGATGAACACGCTGTACAAGGAGCGCTTCCCGAAAGCCACGCAGCAAATGGAGGAGCGCTTGGGAAGCTTCATCAACGAGAACAAATCGTGGGAGGTGGGCAGTGAGGGCCTGACGGAGGACATTCCGTCGGATTCAGTGCCCATTGTTCGATTCGTGCACCACCAGGTCGTCGAGTTGGCCAGAGACTGCCTCCAGAAGTCAGAGGACCGACTCATCACCAGCCGATACTTCTACGAGATGTCCGAGAACTTGGAAAAGTTGCTCAGCGAg ACGAGAGAAAAGTCTCCAGCAGCTGTCGGTGTTTTGACCGGACTGATTAAGAAGCTGCTGTTGGTTGTGTCACGGCCGGCGCGTCTGCTTGAGTGCCTCGAGTTTGACCCAGAAGAGTTCTACCACCTTTTGGAGCAGGCCGAGGGTCAGGCGAAAAACTCTCAAGAAATCAAGACTGACATTCCGCAGTATATCATCAGCAAGCTCGGACTTAACAGGGACCCCATAGCTG AGCTTCAGGAAGACCTGGATCAGCTGGAGAGCACCTGCAGCTCGCCAGACAGAAGAAACCCTGCGAACGCCGAGTCTGGGAATAAAAAGGAGGAGAGCAAGGATCCGCAGCAAAAGTTGCCTTCGGAGGACGATTTCGATGTGTCGAAACTGATATCGAACGGAGCGTATGGCGCTGTGTATTTGGTTAGGCATAAGGAGACGCGGCAGAGGTTTGCCATGAAGAAAATCAACAAGAACAACCTCATTCTAAGAAACCAG GTGGATCAAGTGTTTGCTGAGAGGGACATAATGAGCTTCACCGATAACCCCTTCGTGGTCAGCATGCTCTGCAGCTTTGAGACAAAG AAACACCTGTGCTTGGTGATGGAGTACGTCGAAGGTGGAGACTGCGCCACGCTGCTCAAAAACATCGGGGCCCTGCCTCCGGACACGGCCAGGTTGTACTTTGCGGAAACCGTGCTGGCGGTGGAGTACTTGCACAGCTATGGAATCGTCCATAGAGATCTCAAACCTGATAA CTTACTTATCACTGCCCTCGGTCATATCAAGCTCACCGACTTTGGCCTCAGCAAAATGGGTCTTATGTCCT tggCGACGAATCTGTACGAAGACTATATCGATCGCGAAACCCGCCAGTTCTCGGACAAGCAAGTGTTCGGCACGCCCGAGTACATCGCGCCGGAGGTGATCATGCGGCAAGGCTACGGAAAACCAGTCGACTGGTGGTCCATGGGCATCATCCTCTACGAATTCGTCGTCGGCTGCGTGCCCTTTTTCGGAGAAACTCCGGAGGAGCTTTTCGCACACGCGGTCAACG ACGATATCGAGTGGCCGGACGAAAAGGAATTTCCAATCCAGTTGGAGACAAAGGACATCATCTCGTCTTTGCTGCAGCAAAACCCCAGAGACCGCTTGGGCGTTGGTGGCCCGAACGAGGTCAAGGAGCACCCCTACTTTGACACTCTCAATTGGAACTCACTGTTGAGGCAGAAGGCAGAGTTTGTGCCCCAGCTGGAACACGAAGAGGACACCAGCTATTTTGACA CTCGTATGGACCGGTACAACCACGACCTGGACGAGGACACAGATGAGATGGAGGATTCTCCATTGTTTGGCTCGTTCTCTTCGTGCTCATCGCGCTACCGCAAAACCCACACGAAAATGAGCTGGGGAGACGAAGTCGGCGGCACGTCGTCGCACGAGTGCTCGCCCCTCGCCCTGCCACCCACTCCAGACACGGAGGAGGCGCCTCGCCTGCTTGACAAAACCACCGAATCTTCGCAGACGGAGGAGAGCGACGAAATCTCGCCTCAGGTGCGCAGGAGGAGGAGGCTGCACTCCAAGGACTCCCTGCCGAGGTTCTCCATCTCCATTGATGACGAAAAGTGCAG tgcgttcaattttttcagtttcgGAGAAAGAAAGTCGTTGCCAGAGCCGTTGGTGCACCAGCTGGAGCGAAGCCAGAGCACGATCGACGCGCCGACCGGCTTCCACGGGCCGCACCACATCATGGCGCCGCGCGCCGTCATCAAATCGGCATCGGCCACCGGGCTCAGCCTGATGATCCCGGCCGAGGACCTGGCTCCCCTGCAAGCGGTGCAGTCGCCAGGCGGCTCGAGCACTTGCAGCTCCAGGGACACGTCGCCCTGCAGGGAACTGTCGCCGCTGGTGACCAGCCTCAAGCCGCCGATCATTCTGCGACGCGGGCCGAGAGGCTTCGGCTTCACGGTGCACACCATCAGGGTCTACTACGGCGACTCGGACTTTTACACCATGCAACACCTGGTGATGGCCGTCGACGAAGGCAGTCCGGCGTTCGAGGCCGGACTCAGACCCGGAGATCTCATCACACACATCAACGGTGAACCCGTGCAg GGTCTGTATCACACGCACGTGCTGCACCTGCTGGTGTCTGGTGGAGACAGGGTGACTCTGCGCGCCACCCCGCTGGAGAACACCTCCATCAAGACCGGAGGCAGAAAGCGCGAGCCGTGGCAAGGAAAGCTGGCGAAGAAATCTCTGCACAGACACAGGAAGCAAAAGAGAGAGTCGCACCAGGACAAGCGGCGCAAGACGTCTCTCTTCAAGAGAATAAGCAGCAAGAGAGCCAGCGTTGAGATGCAGCAG CCATTGCTTATATCTGCACCAATTGTTGTTACCTCTGACACACTACCCCCATTTTTG ATTGCCGCGGGAGTGTCCTCCCCGATGACGCCGAGCCGCAGTTTCCAGTCTTTCACGCGGGGGATGAACGAGAGCCTGCCGTCGACGCCGTCCATCAAGCCGGCACCGCGTTCTCCTCCGACGGGCCGCTTCTTCGCGTCGCCCGAGTCTCCGTCGACGTCGTCGCAGTCGTCGTCGCCGGGCTCTCTGTCGCCGATCACGCCGCCGACGCCGGCCACCGTGCTGACGTCGTCGCACTACCAGCGGCCGTCGACCCTGCACGGCCTCAAGCACAAACTGCACTCGGCGGCCAAGAGCCTGCACTCGCCCGGCCGCCGCAAGTCGGTCGGCCACATTCCCCTCTCGCCGCTGGCAAGGACGCCGTCGCCCTCGCCGCTGCCGGCGTCGCCGACGCGCAGCCCCTCGCCGCTCGCCTTCCCCACGGGTCACCAGCCCGGCAGCTCCAACACCACGCAGTCCTACAGCCCTGGCGCCACCACCCTCACGCCCACTCCGCACTGCAAGAAGTTCGCGTCGCGCCCCAAGAGCGCCGAACCGGGCTCGCCGCTGCTCCGAAGAGCCCTCTCCCCGGACCGCCTCCACCCCCGCAGCGCCGAGAATAAGAATAAGGGAGGAATTTCGCCGCTGTGCAAAGCCACG GTGGCGAAGGCAGGCCTGAAGCAGGGCAGTCCGCCGGTGAGTGAGCTGCTGTCGTGCAAGCCGCCACCGGTGGCGCGCGAGCTGCTGCCAGACAAAGTGCAGCCGAAGGAGCTGCCGTCGATCGGGCCGCTGCCCCGCATCGCCGAGGAGAAGGACTCGCCGACGGGGTCGCGCGAGGACCAGGGCCTGCTGCAGGCGGCCATCGACATGGAGAAGCGGGGTCTGACGCGGCGCAGCAGCAACAAAGCGCCGGCGCCGCAGCCCAAGCCGCCGCGGCCCCACAGCAGCCCGGGGCCGCCCGACGCCCAGCGGCCGACCCGAAACAGAAAAGACAGTGAGAGTCCCAAAGGGCGGGACAACAAGGGCGCCGTGCCCAAGAAGGCCCATTGA
- the dop gene encoding microtubule-associated serine/threonine-protein kinase 3 isoform X1, whose protein sequence is MAAATTNKARRHSDTDNGALLRTPLKMHATPGREMSNLIKMRQSALGKSEPLLSDSMRSPPCPSSCRGSCSQLPLVGLPLSRQHVIGRMSASEESVMAAHLHPHHHLHHAQHHHHHHRAAEGAARPPGATAGPLASVMLRQGMSRSISDSNFKQPRPNLTLPLPSVTSLMQFKKELSLSRRSSRVVHRKSLIATTSPTLPRSQSPVAGSPLESPRISPSQHFAFVPVKRSDGRRWSVASLPSSGYGTTPGSSNVSSQCSSQERLHQLPNVPTTDELHMLSRHFSSNDSNPSLDEEAGRRSPHMRPRSRSLSSPIRTPVMDNEIVLMNTLYKERFPKATQQMEERLGSFINENKSWEVGSEGLTEDIPSDSVPIVRFVHHQVVELARDCLQKSEDRLITSRYFYEMSENLEKLLSETREKSPAAVGVLTGLIKKLLLVVSRPARLLECLEFDPEEFYHLLEQAEGQAKNSQEIKTDIPQYIISKLGLNRDPIAELQEDLDQLESTCSSPDRRNPANAESGNKKEESKDPQQKLPSEDDFDVSKLISNGAYGAVYLVRHKETRQRFAMKKINKNNLILRNQVDQVFAERDIMSFTDNPFVVSMLCSFETKKHLCLVMEYVEGGDCATLLKNIGALPPDTARLYFAETVLAVEYLHSYGIVHRDLKPDNLLITALGHIKLTDFGLSKMGLMSLATNLYEDYIDRETRQFSDKQVFGTPEYIAPEVIMRQGYGKPVDWWSMGIILYEFVVGCVPFFGETPEELFAHAVNDDIEWPDEKEFPIQLETKDIISSLLQQNPRDRLGVGGPNEVKEHPYFDTLNWNSLLRQKAEFVPQLEHEEDTSYFDTRMDRYNHDLDEDTDEMEDSPLFGSFSSCSSRYRKTHTKMSWGDEVGGTSSHECSPLALPPTPDTEEAPRLLDKTTESSQTEESDEISPQVRRRRRLHSKDSLPRFSISIDDEKCSAFNFFSFGERKSLPEPLVHQLERSQSTIDAPTGFHGPHHIMAPRAVIKSASATGLSLMIPAEDLAPLQAVQSPGGSSTCSSRDTSPCRELSPLVTSLKPPIILRRGPRGFGFTVHTIRVYYGDSDFYTMQHLVMAVDEGSPAFEAGLRPGDLITHINGEPVQGLYHTHVLHLLVSGGDRVTLRATPLENTSIKTGGRKREPWQGKLAKKSLHRHRKQKRESHQDKRRKTSLFKRISSKRASVEMQQPLLISAPIVVTSDTLPPFLIAAGVSSPMTPSRSFQSFTRGMNESLPSTPSIKPAPRSPPTGRFFASPESPSTSSQSSSPGSLSPITPPTPATVLTSSHYQRPSTLHGLKHKLHSAAKSLHSPGRRKSVGHIPLSPLARTPSPSPLPASPTRSPSPLAFPTGHQPGSSNTTQSYSPGATTLTPTPHCKKFASRPKSAEPGSPLLRRALSPDRLHPRSAENKNKGGISPLCKATVAKAGLKQGSPPVSELLSCKPPPVARELLPDKVQPKELPSIGPLPRIAEEKDSPTGSREDQGLLQAAIDMEKRGLTRRSSNKAPAPQPKPPRPHSSPGPPDAQRPTRNRKDSESPKGRDNKGAVPKKAH, encoded by the exons atggcggcggcgacgaccaACAAAGCGCGGCGCCACTCGGACACGGACAACGGGGCCCTCCTGCGCACCCCGCTCAAAATGCACGCGACGCCAG gtCGTGAGATGTCGAACCTCATCAAAATGCGACAGTCAGCTTTAGGCAAGTCTGAGCCTTTGCTGTCCGACTCGATG CGGTCGCCGCCGTGCCCGTCCAGTTGCCGAGGCAGTTGCTCCCAGTTGCCCCTCGTGGGGCTGCCGCTGAGCAGGCAGCATGTGATCGGACGCATGTCCGCCAGCGAGGAGAGCGTCATGGCCGCCCACCTGCACCCGCACCACCACCTCCATCACGCgcagcaccaccaccaccatcaCCGGGCGGCCGAGGGTGCGGCCAGGCCGCCCGGCGCCACCGCCGGGCCGCTCGCCTCGGTGATGCTGCGCCAGGGCATGTCCCGCAGCATCAGCGACTCCAACTTCAAGCAGCCGCGGCCCAACCTGACCCTGCCGTTGCCCTCCGTCACCTCCCTGATGCAGTTCAAG AAGGAGCTTAGTTTGTCCCGGCGGAGTAGCCGCGTGGTGCATCGAAAGAGCCTGATTGCCACGACGTCGCCCACGCTGCCTCGCTCCCAGTCTCCGGTCGCAG GGAGTCCGCTGGAGAGCCCGAGAATCTCTCCGAGCCAGCATTTTGCCTTTGTCCCGGTGAAACGGAGCGACGGGCGCCGATGGTCGGTGGCTTCGCTGCCGTCCTCGGGCTATGGCACGACGCCGGGCAGCTCCAACGTGTCG TCGCAGTGCTCAAGCCAAGAGCGGCTGCACCAGCTGCCCAACGTGCCCACCACCGACGAGCTTCACATGCTGTCCAGGCACTTTTCGTCCAACGATTCCAACCCCAGCTTGGACGAAGAAGCTGGACGCAGATCTCCCCACATGAGGCCTCGTTCCAGAAGTCTCAG CAGTCCGATCCGAACCCCTGTGATGGACAACGAAATCGTTTTGATGAACACGCTGTACAAGGAGCGCTTCCCGAAAGCCACGCAGCAAATGGAGGAGCGCTTGGGAAGCTTCATCAACGAGAACAAATCGTGGGAGGTGGGCAGTGAGGGCCTGACGGAGGACATTCCGTCGGATTCAGTGCCCATTGTTCGATTCGTGCACCACCAGGTCGTCGAGTTGGCCAGAGACTGCCTCCAGAAGTCAGAGGACCGACTCATCACCAGCCGATACTTCTACGAGATGTCCGAGAACTTGGAAAAGTTGCTCAGCGAg ACGAGAGAAAAGTCTCCAGCAGCTGTCGGTGTTTTGACCGGACTGATTAAGAAGCTGCTGTTGGTTGTGTCACGGCCGGCGCGTCTGCTTGAGTGCCTCGAGTTTGACCCAGAAGAGTTCTACCACCTTTTGGAGCAGGCCGAGGGTCAGGCGAAAAACTCTCAAGAAATCAAGACTGACATTCCGCAGTATATCATCAGCAAGCTCGGACTTAACAGGGACCCCATAGCTG AGCTTCAGGAAGACCTGGATCAGCTGGAGAGCACCTGCAGCTCGCCAGACAGAAGAAACCCTGCGAACGCCGAGTCTGGGAATAAAAAGGAGGAGAGCAAGGATCCGCAGCAAAAGTTGCCTTCGGAGGACGATTTCGATGTGTCGAAACTGATATCGAACGGAGCGTATGGCGCTGTGTATTTGGTTAGGCATAAGGAGACGCGGCAGAGGTTTGCCATGAAGAAAATCAACAAGAACAACCTCATTCTAAGAAACCAG GTGGATCAAGTGTTTGCTGAGAGGGACATAATGAGCTTCACCGATAACCCCTTCGTGGTCAGCATGCTCTGCAGCTTTGAGACAAAG AAACACCTGTGCTTGGTGATGGAGTACGTCGAAGGTGGAGACTGCGCCACGCTGCTCAAAAACATCGGGGCCCTGCCTCCGGACACGGCCAGGTTGTACTTTGCGGAAACCGTGCTGGCGGTGGAGTACTTGCACAGCTATGGAATCGTCCATAGAGATCTCAAACCTGATAA CTTACTTATCACTGCCCTCGGTCATATCAAGCTCACCGACTTTGGCCTCAGCAAAATGGGTCTTATGTCCT tggCGACGAATCTGTACGAAGACTATATCGATCGCGAAACCCGCCAGTTCTCGGACAAGCAAGTGTTCGGCACGCCCGAGTACATCGCGCCGGAGGTGATCATGCGGCAAGGCTACGGAAAACCAGTCGACTGGTGGTCCATGGGCATCATCCTCTACGAATTCGTCGTCGGCTGCGTGCCCTTTTTCGGAGAAACTCCGGAGGAGCTTTTCGCACACGCGGTCAACG ACGATATCGAGTGGCCGGACGAAAAGGAATTTCCAATCCAGTTGGAGACAAAGGACATCATCTCGTCTTTGCTGCAGCAAAACCCCAGAGACCGCTTGGGCGTTGGTGGCCCGAACGAGGTCAAGGAGCACCCCTACTTTGACACTCTCAATTGGAACTCACTGTTGAGGCAGAAGGCAGAGTTTGTGCCCCAGCTGGAACACGAAGAGGACACCAGCTATTTTGACA CTCGTATGGACCGGTACAACCACGACCTGGACGAGGACACAGATGAGATGGAGGATTCTCCATTGTTTGGCTCGTTCTCTTCGTGCTCATCGCGCTACCGCAAAACCCACACGAAAATGAGCTGGGGAGACGAAGTCGGCGGCACGTCGTCGCACGAGTGCTCGCCCCTCGCCCTGCCACCCACTCCAGACACGGAGGAGGCGCCTCGCCTGCTTGACAAAACCACCGAATCTTCGCAGACGGAGGAGAGCGACGAAATCTCGCCTCAGGTGCGCAGGAGGAGGAGGCTGCACTCCAAGGACTCCCTGCCGAGGTTCTCCATCTCCATTGATGACGAAAAGTGCAG tgcgttcaattttttcagtttcgGAGAAAGAAAGTCGTTGCCAGAGCCGTTGGTGCACCAGCTGGAGCGAAGCCAGAGCACGATCGACGCGCCGACCGGCTTCCACGGGCCGCACCACATCATGGCGCCGCGCGCCGTCATCAAATCGGCATCGGCCACCGGGCTCAGCCTGATGATCCCGGCCGAGGACCTGGCTCCCCTGCAAGCGGTGCAGTCGCCAGGCGGCTCGAGCACTTGCAGCTCCAGGGACACGTCGCCCTGCAGGGAACTGTCGCCGCTGGTGACCAGCCTCAAGCCGCCGATCATTCTGCGACGCGGGCCGAGAGGCTTCGGCTTCACGGTGCACACCATCAGGGTCTACTACGGCGACTCGGACTTTTACACCATGCAACACCTGGTGATGGCCGTCGACGAAGGCAGTCCGGCGTTCGAGGCCGGACTCAGACCCGGAGATCTCATCACACACATCAACGGTGAACCCGTGCAg GGTCTGTATCACACGCACGTGCTGCACCTGCTGGTGTCTGGTGGAGACAGGGTGACTCTGCGCGCCACCCCGCTGGAGAACACCTCCATCAAGACCGGAGGCAGAAAGCGCGAGCCGTGGCAAGGAAAGCTGGCGAAGAAATCTCTGCACAGACACAGGAAGCAAAAGAGAGAGTCGCACCAGGACAAGCGGCGCAAGACGTCTCTCTTCAAGAGAATAAGCAGCAAGAGAGCCAGCGTTGAGATGCAGCAG CCATTGCTTATATCTGCACCAATTGTTGTTACCTCTGACACACTACCCCCATTTTTG ATTGCCGCGGGAGTGTCCTCCCCGATGACGCCGAGCCGCAGTTTCCAGTCTTTCACGCGGGGGATGAACGAGAGCCTGCCGTCGACGCCGTCCATCAAGCCGGCACCGCGTTCTCCTCCGACGGGCCGCTTCTTCGCGTCGCCCGAGTCTCCGTCGACGTCGTCGCAGTCGTCGTCGCCGGGCTCTCTGTCGCCGATCACGCCGCCGACGCCGGCCACCGTGCTGACGTCGTCGCACTACCAGCGGCCGTCGACCCTGCACGGCCTCAAGCACAAACTGCACTCGGCGGCCAAGAGCCTGCACTCGCCCGGCCGCCGCAAGTCGGTCGGCCACATTCCCCTCTCGCCGCTGGCAAGGACGCCGTCGCCCTCGCCGCTGCCGGCGTCGCCGACGCGCAGCCCCTCGCCGCTCGCCTTCCCCACGGGTCACCAGCCCGGCAGCTCCAACACCACGCAGTCCTACAGCCCTGGCGCCACCACCCTCACGCCCACTCCGCACTGCAAGAAGTTCGCGTCGCGCCCCAAGAGCGCCGAACCGGGCTCGCCGCTGCTCCGAAGAGCCCTCTCCCCGGACCGCCTCCACCCCCGCAGCGCCGAGAATAAGAATAAGGGAGGAATTTCGCCGCTGTGCAAAGCCACG GTGGCGAAGGCAGGCCTGAAGCAGGGCAGTCCGCCGGTGAGTGAGCTGCTGTCGTGCAAGCCGCCACCGGTGGCGCGCGAGCTGCTGCCAGACAAAGTGCAGCCGAAGGAGCTGCCGTCGATCGGGCCGCTGCCCCGCATCGCCGAGGAGAAGGACTCGCCGACGGGGTCGCGCGAGGACCAGGGCCTGCTGCAGGCGGCCATCGACATGGAGAAGCGGGGTCTGACGCGGCGCAGCAGCAACAAAGCGCCGGCGCCGCAGCCCAAGCCGCCGCGGCCCCACAGCAGCCCGGGGCCGCCCGACGCCCAGCGGCCGACCCGAAACAGAAAAGACAGTGAGAGTCCCAAAGGGCGGGACAACAAGGGCGCCGTGCCCAAGAAGGCCCATTGA